Proteins from a genomic interval of Moorena sp. SIOASIH:
- a CDS encoding EF-hand domain-containing protein: MISEFRKKKLAKVFNSMDSNGNGVLSKADLEKSFESTIAIQGHKPGSPEYQSGYDKMVTEPWNDLAKMDSNNDGKITWDEFIAFYDKPESDPGLNQLIAGGGELLFLMVDAHGKGQISLPEFTAMNLVWQSDQAQADKTFAALDTNGDGSISKEEFLAHVKTFFFSDDPNAPGNLILGPV; this comes from the coding sequence ATGATTAGTGAATTTCGGAAGAAAAAGCTAGCCAAAGTATTCAATTCAATGGATTCTAATGGCAATGGAGTTCTTAGCAAAGCTGATCTAGAGAAATCTTTTGAATCGACTATTGCGATCCAAGGTCATAAGCCTGGAAGCCCCGAATATCAGAGTGGCTATGACAAGATGGTCACCGAACCCTGGAATGATTTGGCTAAAATGGATAGCAATAACGACGGCAAAATCACTTGGGATGAATTTATAGCTTTCTATGATAAACCAGAAAGTGATCCTGGTTTGAATCAGCTAATTGCTGGGGGTGGAGAACTATTATTTTTGATGGTTGATGCCCATGGTAAGGGTCAAATTAGTCTTCCCGAGTTCACAGCTATGAATTTAGTATGGCAATCTGATCAAGCTCAAGCAGATAAAACGTTTGCCGCACTTGATACCAATGGGGATGGTTCTATCAGTAAAGAAGAGTTTTTAGCCCATGTAAAAACTTTCTTCTTTAGCGATGATCCAAATGCTCCTGGTAATCTCATTTTAGGACCGGTATAA
- a CDS encoding cytochrome P450 yields the protein MPETIVKKNQTNQVKEPPLVPGLPIFGNALELTSDSVRFFVRNYQGLGPVFRVQALNQKFIIFAGPEANHFMSQFGDDYLTPRQVWSRMIPEYGTDILISALDGSQHRNLRQVMNRGYSREAILPHLPLLVKTTEQMVNQWQIGQRIEVIDAMRQLVVEQLGLALANHGSADYLQDLRLFFCTNLNVTFKGWPQMAQRLPNYLKAKARVIELGQEIIANHRTHQPIDRERDFIDDLLDATDENGEPFTEEVLVAQAFSLFFAGMETSANICTFMLLALLRHPEILERVTAEVDAVWTEQALSASVLREMKSLHATAMETLRMYPITLAVPRTAKQAFEFAGYFVAEKERVLVATTVSHFLPQFFPDPYTFDIDRYREPRNEHDQAGAYAPFGLGAHICLGKGMAEIQIMTIIATLLTRVRLAIDPPTYKLKTIYNPNPCPKNFWVRLIERRH from the coding sequence ATGCCAGAGACTATTGTAAAAAAAAATCAAACTAATCAAGTAAAAGAGCCACCTCTGGTTCCAGGATTGCCAATATTTGGAAATGCACTAGAATTGACCAGTGATTCAGTTAGATTTTTTGTTAGAAACTATCAAGGTTTAGGTCCAGTTTTTCGTGTTCAAGCTCTGAATCAAAAGTTTATTATCTTTGCTGGCCCAGAGGCTAATCACTTCATGTCACAATTTGGAGATGATTACTTAACTCCTCGTCAAGTGTGGTCTAGGATGATTCCTGAATATGGCACAGACATTCTTATTTCAGCACTGGATGGATCTCAACATCGCAATCTCCGCCAGGTGATGAATCGAGGGTATTCCCGAGAAGCTATTCTGCCCCATTTGCCCCTATTGGTCAAAACCACGGAACAAATGGTAAATCAATGGCAGATTGGGCAACGAATTGAAGTCATTGATGCTATGCGGCAGCTTGTGGTAGAACAGTTAGGTTTAGCCTTAGCTAATCATGGGTCTGCAGATTATTTGCAGGATTTAAGGTTGTTTTTCTGTACGAATCTGAATGTGACGTTTAAGGGCTGGCCCCAAATGGCTCAACGTCTACCCAATTATCTCAAAGCCAAAGCAAGAGTTATCGAATTAGGTCAAGAAATTATTGCAAATCATCGCACTCATCAACCCATCGACCGAGAACGAGATTTTATTGATGATTTACTAGATGCAACGGATGAAAATGGAGAACCGTTTACTGAGGAAGTCCTGGTTGCTCAAGCATTTAGTCTGTTTTTTGCTGGGATGGAAACGTCTGCTAATATTTGCACTTTTATGCTCCTAGCCTTGCTAAGGCATCCAGAAATATTGGAGCGTGTGACTGCGGAAGTGGATGCAGTCTGGACGGAACAAGCCCTCAGTGCATCAGTTCTCAGAGAAATGAAATCTCTCCATGCCACTGCCATGGAAACCTTGCGAATGTACCCCATTACTTTGGCAGTACCTCGGACAGCAAAACAGGCGTTTGAATTTGCTGGATACTTCGTGGCAGAAAAAGAGCGCGTTTTGGTTGCCACCACCGTTTCCCATTTTCTACCACAGTTTTTTCCAGATCCCTATACTTTTGACATTGATCGCTATCGCGAACCCCGAAACGAGCATGATCAGGCCGGTGCTTATGCCCCATTTGGCTTAGGCGCTCACATCTGCTTGGGCAAAGGAATGGCTGAAATTCAAATTATGACCATAATAGCAACGTTATTGACCCGAGTCAGATTGGCAATTGACCCGCCCACTTACAAACTCAAGACTATCTACAATCCCAATCCTTGTCCTAAAAACTTCTGGGTGCGGCTGATCGAGCGTCGTCATTAA
- a CDS encoding cupin-like domain-containing protein, whose amino-acid sequence MTLSKIATEFFKPAETGIKPNHPKTDFLSDLGMNLVWISRFITRNENIFKSVENAINQRMLETVDPNAGGIYEVPSIYPEDLDEFDLTKLASSNFPIVIKGIFQDSYAVTNWSLDYLKEHYSDAVFPCLEHKDDDNKYDTPHYQIHTTTQLTVAEIVKSIRTGVRRHGVGCSSIFGSHPNIREEVNLKEIEQKFGCQVFRAELFLAGSQSTTYFHCAAGGNMFCQLHGEKKWVFVAPWHSAWMYANIGHSSSGAYIASPIITKKQQEDPSHYPLYNHVPKYVVNVSPGDVLFTPPWWWHEVTNLSESIGMPLRITQGGNIKLTNLLYNFFTIFGSPVVFKSMIKVFRKQINVDDSSVEEALHNNANFYKAKFH is encoded by the coding sequence ATGACACTATCAAAAATAGCAACAGAGTTTTTTAAACCAGCAGAAACTGGTATCAAGCCCAATCATCCCAAAACGGATTTTTTAAGTGACTTGGGAATGAACTTGGTTTGGATTTCGCGGTTTATTACTAGAAACGAAAATATTTTCAAGTCTGTTGAAAATGCTATTAATCAAAGAATGCTGGAAACTGTAGATCCAAATGCTGGAGGAATCTATGAAGTTCCCAGTATCTATCCAGAAGATTTAGACGAATTCGATCTGACAAAATTAGCTTCTAGTAATTTTCCAATTGTCATTAAAGGAATCTTTCAAGATTCCTATGCCGTGACAAACTGGTCACTTGATTACCTGAAGGAGCACTACTCAGATGCAGTATTTCCTTGTCTAGAACACAAAGATGATGACAATAAATATGATACTCCCCATTATCAAATTCATACCACAACCCAGCTCACAGTTGCTGAAATTGTCAAAAGCATTCGGACAGGGGTGCGTCGCCACGGTGTTGGTTGTTCATCAATATTTGGAAGCCACCCAAATATTCGCGAAGAGGTGAATTTAAAAGAGATTGAACAAAAATTTGGTTGTCAGGTTTTTCGGGCAGAGTTATTTTTAGCGGGTTCACAAAGCACAACCTACTTTCATTGTGCTGCTGGCGGTAATATGTTTTGTCAGCTTCACGGAGAGAAAAAGTGGGTTTTTGTGGCTCCCTGGCATTCGGCATGGATGTACGCCAATATTGGCCATAGCTCTTCTGGGGCTTACATTGCTTCACCAATCATTACTAAAAAGCAGCAGGAAGATCCCTCACACTATCCCTTATACAACCATGTACCAAAATATGTGGTGAATGTCAGTCCAGGTGATGTTCTTTTCACACCTCCTTGGTGGTGGCATGAGGTGACGAATTTAAGTGAGTCAATTGGTATGCCACTTAGAATTACTCAAGGGGGAAATATTAAGCTCACCAATTTACTTTATAATTTTTTCACTATATTTGGTTCTCCGGTTGTGTTTAAAAGCATGATTAAGGTATTCAGAAAACAAATAAATGTTGATGATAGTTCGGTTGAAGAAGCTTTGCACAATAATGCTAATTTTTATAAAGCCAAGTTCCATTGA
- a CDS encoding prenyltransferase/squalene oxidase repeat-containing protein: protein MTAHSIDVTHPTFEPLDSIKVLQLGIQALLRQQAEEGSWEGEVVWCPLLAAQYALMSYITQVSLPNQRQEALLQQFQSTRLPSGLWGLHEKSSPYVFVTSLVYVAARLLGVPPNNQLLQPAGEFIRSQGGVISIPTWGKFWLAMLNLYDWCGVNPTLPEVWLLPKQLPIHPSKYYCHTRLIYLGMAYVYGRKFQVPLTPIIQELRSELYLQEYNKVNFAVARTILRSQEVYSPPGFILKAFYSLATVYDRWHFPNLRERVLSQMLDQIRWELQATHYTSISPVSGLLNLIALWLHDPNDVDRHQALKSFEGWIWEDQQQGLRITGARSSTWDTSFVVQALQAASPHVDVASHIEKGRKFLASQQIRKTFPNFAENDRIDPKGGFCFAGVWHGWPVSDCTAEALLALLETPEEMIPESNLEDAVHFLLRCQNEDGGFGSYEPQKIPSTLEWINPAEMFANSMTERSYIECTASCLAALAQFRCHYPNKLENQLKAVIERAQLWLRGQQRLDGSWPGFWGVNFIYGTMFGMQGLLAAGTPTYDPAIRRACNWLIDKQKPDGGWGEHFQGCLTKQYVEHHESQVIQTAWALKALLEAKSSAWAAIEAGVQFLAQMQLDNGQWLHQDPAGVFFSTALLDYTLYRSYFPIWALSLYESRRQERITTVVP, encoded by the coding sequence ATGACTGCACACAGCATTGATGTAACGCATCCTACATTTGAACCTTTAGATAGCATTAAAGTTTTGCAGCTTGGGATTCAAGCGCTCCTAAGGCAGCAGGCAGAAGAGGGTTCTTGGGAAGGGGAAGTTGTTTGGTGTCCTCTGTTGGCAGCCCAGTATGCCCTCATGTCTTACATCACCCAGGTCTCCCTACCGAATCAACGTCAAGAAGCACTGTTGCAGCAGTTTCAGTCTACACGCTTACCCAGTGGACTATGGGGGTTACACGAGAAATCATCACCCTATGTATTTGTCACTAGCCTTGTGTATGTGGCGGCGCGTCTTTTAGGTGTGCCACCGAACAATCAACTCTTGCAGCCAGCGGGGGAATTTATCCGATCTCAGGGGGGTGTCATTTCCATTCCCACCTGGGGCAAGTTTTGGTTGGCCATGTTGAACCTTTACGACTGGTGTGGCGTTAATCCAACTCTACCAGAAGTTTGGCTGCTGCCTAAACAATTACCTATTCATCCCTCAAAATACTATTGCCATACTCGTTTGATTTATCTGGGGATGGCTTATGTATATGGGCGTAAATTTCAAGTGCCTTTGACGCCAATTATCCAAGAGTTGCGCTCAGAACTTTATCTGCAAGAATACAACAAAGTCAACTTTGCCGTTGCCCGGACAATACTGAGATCTCAAGAAGTATACAGTCCTCCTGGTTTTATTCTAAAAGCATTTTATAGCCTAGCAACGGTCTATGATCGTTGGCATTTTCCCAACCTTCGAGAACGAGTCCTCAGCCAGATGCTTGACCAAATTCGTTGGGAACTACAAGCGACCCATTACACTTCTATTTCCCCTGTCAGTGGTCTACTAAATTTAATTGCATTATGGTTACATGATCCCAATGATGTCGATCGACATCAAGCCTTAAAATCTTTTGAGGGTTGGATATGGGAGGATCAGCAACAAGGACTGAGAATCACAGGGGCGCGTAGTAGTACCTGGGATACTAGTTTTGTTGTGCAAGCCTTACAAGCAGCTAGTCCTCATGTAGATGTGGCGAGTCATATAGAGAAAGGAAGAAAATTCCTGGCCAGTCAGCAAATCCGTAAAACATTTCCAAATTTTGCAGAAAACGACCGTATCGATCCCAAGGGCGGATTTTGTTTTGCTGGAGTCTGGCATGGTTGGCCGGTGAGTGACTGTACTGCAGAGGCGTTACTAGCTCTTCTCGAAACCCCTGAGGAAATGATCCCCGAATCTAATTTAGAAGACGCTGTTCATTTCTTACTGCGATGTCAGAATGAGGATGGGGGATTTGGAAGTTATGAGCCACAGAAAATCCCCTCGACATTAGAATGGATCAACCCAGCGGAGATGTTTGCTAACTCGATGACAGAACGATCTTATATCGAGTGTACAGCTTCCTGTCTTGCGGCTTTGGCTCAGTTTCGTTGTCATTACCCCAACAAGCTGGAAAATCAGTTAAAAGCAGTGATTGAACGCGCCCAACTCTGGCTGCGCGGTCAGCAAAGGTTAGATGGTTCCTGGCCTGGTTTCTGGGGAGTCAATTTTATTTATGGCACGATGTTTGGGATGCAAGGTTTGTTGGCTGCGGGAACTCCAACCTACGACCCAGCTATTCGCAGAGCTTGTAATTGGCTCATCGACAAGCAGAAACCCGATGGCGGTTGGGGAGAACATTTCCAGGGATGTTTAACCAAGCAATATGTCGAACATCATGAAAGTCAGGTGATTCAGACCGCTTGGGCATTGAAAGCTTTACTGGAAGCCAAATCTTCAGCATGGGCGGCCATTGAAGCTGGAGTTCAGTTTTTAGCCCAAATGCAGTTAGACAATGGCCAATGGCTCCATCAAGATCCAGCTGGTGTTTTCTTTAGTACTGCTTTACTAGACTATACCCTTTATCGCAGCTATTTCCCTATATGGGCTTTATCTCTATACGAATCCCGTCGTCAAGAAAGGATCACGACGGTTGTACCTTAG